The nucleotide sequence GTATGATTGCTTTTATACCAGAGGACTTCTGTGAGTTGGCAAAACTGTTGGAGAATTCGAGGAATATAAATATTATCTTCAAACTCTGGACTGTAAACCCATCATTCTTTAAAGTGCGCTCTTATTGGCTGTAGTCGGCTGACTTGTTGTTTCATGGTCACTCCTCCTCCTTTGACTTTGTGCCGAAGCGAAGGCTGCCGTTTCCTTCTGTATGCTTCCCTCTTCAGACTGCTGGGAGGCCCCAGGTACTGTAAAAGTTTTTTCTGAGATACTTCTTGGAACTGCAAGACACAGATCAGAATAAAGAGTTCATTAAATAATGAGGAGCTAAAGGCCTCCAATGcagctgtgagtgtgtgttatgTGGTCACTGTTGTTGATATTCTGGTGCTTCACACACATTGTGCTGGATCACTACAATACCAGAGAATTTCCCCGGCTTGGCAATACTATTACAGAATTCCAAATCCAGGAATATAAATATTCATCTCATAAGGTCAAAGTCTTTAGTGGCTGCAGTGCCAACTGGTTGTTTTCCTCTTTCATGACAGTGAAACTTTCTGCTAAAGTGAATGCTGCCTTTTTCTTTGTGacttttgtggttttggattcaATAAATTGAAACTTTTTTGTCTGTGGCCAGTTGAAACCATGTCTGGATTTACTTGGTAGGCATGCCTTTAATAGTGACAGGTGTGTTCGAGGAAAACaacacaatataaaaaatacatcTCCCAATCCTGATTTTCTGGCTTAGTGTTGATATATTTATTAAATGACAATGAGTCTGTCTAACATTCAGTAGGTATATGCACATATTCCTGCATTCTTATACAATACACGCTTAtatgaaaaagaaggaaagtgTTTTTCACAGCTCTgaaataaacacttttttttttttaccatcttTAGATATTTAATCAAAAATGGAAATAGTTGTGGATCACATGCTTGCAGTACTACCACAGATCACTGACAGAAGACTAAGTCCACAGTTGGTTTAGAAATGTTCTTTGGGATCTAATGTGACCTTTGGTAAAGGTCAGCAGGGACTAAGGATACAGGCTTGACTGTATTTCATACAATGAGCCAGTTTGGGTGAAGCccagttagtttctctttgAACCAGTGTAATCAATCCTCCGATAATGTCAAGGCCAAATGTGAACTTAAACagcacagtggtgcagtggttagcactatcacttcacagcaagaagatcctGGATCACATCCACTGTGGAGTGGATTCTGGGTTCCTCCCACAGCCTGAACACATATAGGGGTTAGGCTAAGTGGTCATTCTAAACTGACTGTACTTGTGAAGCACAAATgattgtttctctctctgtgtgcgACCTTTGGGGTGTATTGTCATGAAATAAGCTCCCACCTTCACCCTGTTCATCTGAACTGGACAAGGTGAAGACAATGGATGGATACAAGGTATATGAACTTATTTAAACAACAGAGATCTTACCAAATTTGGCTGTGTTGTTGCATGTAGTGTTGTGGATGGAGAATATGTGGTCTGCTGGATCTTTGGTTTAGCACAGTACATCTCAAGGTGATGAAGTTCACAACCTGATGACAGGCAACACAGATCCACTATCCCCTTCCCTCTGGGCCGAGCGCCATAACCAGACCACAAGCCTTTACCTGCAGAAGAGAGACGTGTCACACACgacgttcttctctttcctttaGCTATCAATAGCTTTACAGTCAAACAAAATCTCCTTTATAGAGTACAGTGGTGCTTAAAATTTACTGTGTCCCCTTATGTGGCCATAACAACTTCTTCATCTGCAGAGAATAAATGTGCTCGGACAATTCAGTCATTGTTGAACTATCGTGGCTgcggctcaggaggtagagcgtGTCTGCTAATCGttaggttggtggtttgatccctggctgctgcAGTCTCCACGCCAAAGTACCCCCGGGCAAGATGCTGAACCCCGACTTTTTCCTGATGTGTTCATTTGGGTttaaatgtctgtgtgtgtgttaaatggAAAAACACTTTTCTGCATAAGAGCAAgtcaatttattattttattttaacataatACACTGCTTACTCTGAAAACACATCAGGTCACATTCTCAACATGACAAAATCATCTATGCTGATATTAACGTGTTGGGAACAAAAGGACGCCACATCATTGAATTCAAAGACATCCCAAAAACCAAAGTGAAAAATATGTGGCGGGCTAGTCCATTAAGCCGAAATTTTATTGTAGCAACTCAAATTGGTACTATCAGATTTGGGTCAGGTGCTTCATCCTCTAGCAACTACATGTATACTCTCACCACATGAGGAAGCTAGGTCCCACTGCACCAGCATAAGAGCTGACAGTGAGAGTCAAGAGTGTTGTTATCTAAGCTGTAGAGGTCTATGTGGCCCTCCCATGCTTTCCtagaccatcactgacccactaCCAGACCAGTCATGTGGAACGATGATGCGGGCAGCAttctccacagcttctccagaccctttcacatctgtcacatgtgcacAGGTTGAACCTGTGCACATGTGACAGATTCTGGTATtcaattctggtattctatggcaaaCCCCAGGGGTACCCAGGTGTGAGCACAGGGCACACTAGAGGACGGTGGCTCTCAGGCCCATTAAATTTGTCTCTGTTTTGTCACTTACCAGTGGCCTGTTGGAGCTCTTTGTAGAGCTCTGACATTGCTCTTTCTATTTCTGCTTGCATGAAGGAGCTGATACCAGT is from Oreochromis niloticus isolate F11D_XX linkage group LG20, O_niloticus_UMD_NMBU, whole genome shotgun sequence and encodes:
- the LOC100534428 gene encoding insulin-like growth factor 3 (The RefSeq protein has 1 substitution compared to this genomic sequence) — encoded protein: MCSLCCPRARPQTLQVLCVQICMFYSSICLVSWPLCAETAKVRCGSDLLSDLMFVCGDRGIYLRKGLWSGYGARPRGKGIVGLCCLSSGCELHHLEMYCAKPKIQQTTYSPSTTLHATTQPNLFQEVSQKKLLQYLGPPSSLKREAYRRKRQPSLRHKVKGGGVTMKQQVSRLQPIRAHFKE